From the genome of Gemmatimonadaceae bacterium, one region includes:
- a CDS encoding OsmC family protein has product MSEYKAVVEWSRADAVFTDSRYSRGHRWLFDGGVEVPASASPSVVPLPLSVAAAVDPEEAFVASLSSCHMLMFLFLAAKRGFVVDSYRDEAVGLLAKDSSGKLAMTHVTLHPDITFGGGTRPTPDELAEIHHDSHEQCYIASSVKTDVRCVPAG; this is encoded by the coding sequence ATGAGCGAGTACAAGGCTGTAGTTGAATGGAGCCGAGCTGACGCAGTCTTCACGGATTCGCGTTACAGCCGCGGCCATCGATGGCTGTTCGATGGAGGCGTCGAAGTGCCCGCGTCGGCATCGCCAAGTGTCGTTCCACTCCCGCTGTCGGTCGCGGCAGCTGTGGATCCGGAGGAAGCCTTCGTCGCCAGCCTCTCCAGCTGTCACATGCTGATGTTCCTTTTCCTCGCCGCAAAGCGCGGCTTTGTCGTGGACAGCTACCGCGACGAAGCGGTCGGATTGCTGGCAAAGGACTCATCCGGGAAGCTCGCGATGACGCACGTAACGCTTCATCCAGACATCACGTTCGGCGGTGGAACGCGACCGACGCCCGATGAGCTCGCCGAAATACACCACGACTCTCACGAGCAATGCTACATTGCCAGCTCGGTCAAGACTGATGTGCGCTGCGTGCCGGCGGGCTGA
- a CDS encoding type II toxin-antitoxin system PemK/MazF family toxin has protein sequence MKRYEVRWASLDPVRGAEMAKTRPVVIVSLDALNDVLQTITVCPITSQLHPSWRARLGIRVGRKNGEIAVDQIRTISKSRLGRKVGTLSDEEATALRRLITEMYGE, from the coding sequence ATGAAACGTTACGAGGTGCGCTGGGCTTCGCTCGATCCCGTGCGAGGTGCGGAGATGGCGAAGACCCGGCCAGTAGTTATCGTAAGCCTCGATGCACTCAACGATGTCCTTCAGACAATCACCGTCTGCCCGATTACCAGTCAGCTCCACCCGTCGTGGCGAGCCCGGCTTGGAATCCGCGTTGGGCGAAAGAACGGGGAGATTGCGGTCGATCAGATCCGAACCATCAGCAAGTCACGCCTCGGCCGAAAAGTCGGCACCCTTTCCGACGAAGAAGCTACCGCGCTCCGACGTCTGATCACTGAGATGTACGGCGAGTAG